One Fictibacillus halophilus genomic window, GGATTTCCATGAACTTAATTCCAACAGTAATTGAACAAACGAACCGTGGGGAGCGCGCATACGATATCTACTCCCGTCTATTAAAAGACCGTATTATTATGCTTGGCAGTGCGATCGATGATAACGTTTCAAACTCAATCGTAGCACAACTTCTATTCTTAGCTGCTGAAGATCCTGATAAAGACATCTCGTTATACATAAACAGCCCAGGTGGTTCGATCACAGCTGGTATGGCGATCTATGACACGATGAACTTCATCAAGCCGCACGTTTCCACAATCTGTATCGGTATGGCTGCATCCATGGGTGCATTCTTGCTTGCTGCAGGGGAAAAAGGAAAGCGTTATGTGCTTCCTAACTCAGAAGTTATGATTCACCAACCTCTAGGAGGAACACGTGGTCAAGCGAGTGATATCG contains:
- the clpP gene encoding ATP-dependent Clp endopeptidase proteolytic subunit ClpP, with the protein product MNLIPTVIEQTNRGERAYDIYSRLLKDRIIMLGSAIDDNVSNSIVAQLLFLAAEDPDKDISLYINSPGGSITAGMAIYDTMNFIKPHVSTICIGMAASMGAFLLAAGEKGKRYVLPNSEVMIHQPLGGTRGQASDIEIHARRIIQMREQLNKILSEKTGQPLEVIERDTDRDNFLLAEDAVKYGLVDKLITSVDSTDIKK